A genome region from Nitrospira sp. includes the following:
- the ligA gene encoding NAD-dependent DNA ligase LigA, with amino-acid sequence MSHQPVEQRIADLRRHIRHHDHLYYTKDRPEISDAEYDRLFRELVELETAHPDLVTGDSPTQRVGAPPLDELTKVSHEKPMLSLDSITDQDDVRAFDTRMKRELETDQIVYTAEPKFDGLSVELVYDRGTFVRGATRGDGMVGEDVTINLRTIRALPLQLDPHPTLPAHLVVRGEVYMRLDEFQVLNRRMTERGEEGFANPRNAAAGSLRQLDSRITAARPLTLTCYDIMSVSGTFPATHWDELESLAAWGLPVPEHRQRCHSIDEVLSFQQTTDAMRDSLPFEIDGVVVKLDRRAWQDQLGSKSRSPRWAIAYKFAPRKEITVIQDIVVSVGRTGTLTPLALLKPVEVGGVTISRATLHNADEVARKDVRVGDTVKVERAGDVIPAIAERVAVPGETRQDPFVMPDHCPVCGSAAAREGAYFYCTGQTLCLAQLKGSIEHFASKSALNIDGMGKKTVAQLVDVGLVRDLADLYSLTKEAILTLEGFADRSATLLLESIDRSKSVSLDRLLMGLGIRQVGQHIARVLAKQFGTLPKLMSSTQEDLLQVREIGPEISASLASFFTEERNRAVITRLIERGLTIAPPSAENTAGSQSLAGKTFVFTGGLAGYSRDQAKQLVEQFGGQVSSSVSKKTSFVVAGTDPGSKLDQAQTLGVRILTETEFTALVTPE; translated from the coding sequence ATGTCTCATCAACCAGTCGAACAACGGATCGCCGATCTTCGCCGGCACATTCGCCATCACGACCACCTCTACTACACGAAGGACCGGCCGGAGATTTCCGACGCGGAATACGACCGGCTCTTTCGCGAACTGGTCGAACTGGAAACCGCCCATCCCGACCTGGTCACCGGCGACTCGCCGACCCAACGAGTCGGCGCACCCCCGCTGGACGAACTCACCAAAGTGTCACACGAAAAACCGATGCTGAGTCTCGACTCCATCACCGATCAGGATGATGTCCGCGCCTTCGATACGCGGATGAAACGGGAGCTGGAAACCGACCAGATCGTGTACACCGCGGAACCGAAGTTCGACGGCTTGTCGGTGGAACTCGTCTACGACCGGGGCACATTCGTGCGTGGCGCCACCCGCGGAGATGGGATGGTCGGCGAAGATGTGACGATCAATCTGCGAACCATCCGCGCGCTGCCGCTGCAGCTCGATCCTCATCCGACCCTGCCGGCGCACCTGGTCGTGCGCGGCGAGGTGTACATGCGGCTGGATGAATTTCAGGTATTGAATCGCCGCATGACGGAACGGGGTGAGGAAGGATTTGCGAACCCGCGCAATGCCGCCGCAGGCTCGTTGCGGCAGCTGGACAGCCGCATCACCGCGGCGCGCCCGTTGACCCTGACCTGTTACGACATCATGTCGGTATCAGGCACGTTCCCCGCCACGCATTGGGACGAATTGGAGTCCCTCGCAGCCTGGGGCCTCCCCGTGCCGGAACACCGACAACGCTGCCACTCGATCGACGAAGTCCTCTCGTTCCAACAGACCACCGATGCGATGCGGGACTCGCTTCCGTTTGAAATCGACGGCGTCGTCGTCAAACTCGACCGTCGGGCGTGGCAAGATCAGCTTGGCAGCAAATCCCGCAGCCCCCGTTGGGCGATCGCCTATAAATTTGCGCCTCGAAAAGAAATCACGGTCATTCAAGACATTGTCGTTTCGGTCGGTCGCACCGGCACCCTGACACCGTTGGCCTTACTCAAGCCGGTGGAAGTCGGCGGCGTAACGATCAGCCGGGCTACGCTTCACAATGCCGATGAGGTGGCACGCAAAGATGTTCGCGTCGGCGATACGGTGAAAGTCGAGCGAGCCGGCGACGTGATCCCGGCCATCGCCGAGCGTGTCGCGGTCCCCGGAGAAACGAGGCAGGACCCGTTCGTCATGCCAGACCATTGCCCGGTATGCGGATCAGCCGCGGCGCGCGAGGGAGCCTATTTCTACTGCACCGGCCAGACCCTCTGCCTCGCGCAACTGAAGGGCTCCATCGAACACTTCGCCTCCAAGAGCGCGTTGAATATAGACGGGATGGGAAAAAAGACGGTGGCCCAGTTGGTCGACGTAGGACTGGTCCGCGACCTGGCGGACCTCTACAGTCTCACCAAAGAGGCGATCCTCACACTGGAAGGGTTCGCCGATCGGTCGGCGACGTTGTTGCTCGAATCGATCGACCGCAGTAAATCCGTCTCTCTCGACCGGCTGTTGATGGGACTTGGCATCAGACAGGTTGGGCAGCATATCGCGCGCGTGCTGGCAAAACAGTTCGGCACCCTGCCGAAGCTGATGTCGTCGACGCAGGAGGACTTGCTGCAGGTTCGCGAAATCGGCCCGGAGATCTCTGCAAGCCTCGCCTCGTTTTTCACTGAAGAACGGAACCGAGCAGTCATCACGCGCCTGATCGAACGAGGCCTGACGATCGCTCCCCCCTCGGCTGAAAACACAGCCGGCAGCCAGAGCCTCGCGGGCAAGACATTCGTCTTCACCGGCGGCCTGGCCGGGTATAGCCGAGATCAAGCCAAACAGCTGGTGGAGCAATTCGGAGGGCAGGTCTCGTCGAGCGTCAGCAAGAAGACGTCATTTGTGGTGGCGGGAACCGATCCGGGGTCGAAACTGGACCAAGCCCAGACACTAGGAGTACGGATTCTGACAGAAACGGAATTTACCGCTCTAGTGACGCCTGAGTGA
- a CDS encoding hemolysin family protein, which produces MDIIVLIVLILLSAVVSVVEVGFYSVNDTKLRALADTGSKRAEMALHLRTDPQRLLLTILVGDRLIDTATASLATIIALNRFGGQGLEGVLGEAFAVLVGILTFVLLVFADLVPKTLAAKYSVPVVLNMAYPAYAAQQVLTPIMFFVVPLIYKLTGGKGLNVPFVTEEELKIMLDQSSKSGAIEAQEVKMIKNVFQLKDITAEDCMTPRIYMFSLDCNQYLREAKELLFKSKYSRIPLYEGTLDNIIGILYKTKALTALAQGHTEMKLRDIAQPALFIPHTKSADDLMKQFQLDKRHMAIVVNEFGGVMGLVTLEDLLEEVVGEIVDETDITEELIKRIGKNQILVHGRTEVRKVNDFLKVDLGDDAVTISGLVQHELGRIPKVGEEVHIANCRLVIHEADPRVIKSVQIYKEEKHPITHEPIIDEHVPVTQASLER; this is translated from the coding sequence ATGGACATTATCGTACTGATAGTCCTCATTCTATTGTCGGCGGTGGTTTCTGTCGTTGAGGTCGGATTCTACTCCGTCAACGATACGAAGCTCAGGGCGCTGGCCGATACGGGCAGCAAGCGGGCCGAAATGGCCCTTCATCTTCGAACCGATCCGCAACGCCTCCTGCTGACCATCCTGGTCGGAGATCGACTGATCGACACCGCCACGGCCTCATTGGCGACGATTATTGCCTTGAATCGATTCGGAGGACAGGGGCTGGAAGGTGTGCTGGGCGAAGCCTTCGCGGTTCTGGTCGGTATTCTCACGTTTGTTTTGTTGGTATTTGCCGACTTGGTACCCAAGACCCTGGCTGCCAAATACTCGGTTCCTGTGGTGCTGAACATGGCCTATCCGGCCTATGCGGCCCAGCAGGTGCTCACGCCGATCATGTTCTTCGTGGTGCCGCTCATTTATAAGTTGACCGGCGGCAAAGGGCTCAACGTGCCGTTTGTCACGGAAGAAGAGCTGAAGATCATGCTGGATCAGAGCAGCAAGAGCGGCGCGATCGAAGCGCAGGAAGTGAAGATGATCAAGAACGTCTTCCAGCTGAAGGACATCACAGCGGAAGATTGCATGACGCCGCGTATCTACATGTTCTCGCTCGACTGCAATCAGTATCTGCGCGAAGCGAAGGAGTTGCTGTTCAAGTCGAAATATTCCCGGATCCCGTTGTACGAAGGGACGTTGGACAACATTATCGGGATTCTCTACAAGACCAAGGCCTTGACGGCGTTGGCCCAGGGTCATACGGAGATGAAGCTTCGCGACATTGCGCAGCCTGCGCTGTTCATCCCGCATACGAAATCCGCCGACGACCTGATGAAGCAGTTTCAGTTGGACAAACGCCACATGGCGATTGTAGTCAACGAGTTCGGCGGCGTGATGGGATTGGTCACGTTGGAAGATCTGCTGGAGGAAGTGGTCGGCGAGATCGTCGACGAGACCGACATCACCGAAGAGTTGATCAAGCGTATCGGCAAGAACCAGATCCTGGTGCATGGGCGCACCGAGGTGAGGAAGGTCAACGATTTCCTCAAGGTGGATTTAGGCGACGATGCCGTGACGATCAGCGGCCTGGTGCAGCACGAGTTGGGCAGGATACCGAAGGTCGGTGAAGAAGTGCATATTGCGAACTGCCGCCTGGTCATTCATGAGGCGGATCCGCGCGTGATCAAGAGCGTGCAGATCTATAAAGAAGAGAAACATCCCATCACGCATGAGCCCATCATCGATGAGCATGTGCCGGTCACTCAGGCGTCACTAGAGCGGTAA
- a CDS encoding septal ring lytic transglycosylase RlpA family protein, with protein sequence MLGEKRTSIRRLLFPLFILLLTTWLSGCSGWSPARPSYPPGYPLGFVERGSASWYGPGFHGNRTANGEVYDMHKLTAAHRTLPLGSVAVVRSLSTGRQVTVRINDRGPFARGRILDLSLAGAQAVGMVGRGTDEIELRVISYEGRAGGMGVLRVQVGSFADPANAQVLVERLKDAYPGSKIVGIDLPDGRRYRVYAGQFRTEAAAEQAAAHLRRALETDPFIVRDDAVGGTTGNP encoded by the coding sequence ATGCTGGGGGAGAAGAGGACAAGCATACGCCGTCTTCTTTTCCCCCTCTTCATTCTTCTCCTCACCACATGGCTCAGCGGGTGTTCCGGCTGGAGTCCGGCGCGTCCGTCGTACCCGCCCGGCTATCCGTTGGGGTTTGTCGAGCGGGGTAGCGCGTCCTGGTACGGGCCTGGCTTCCACGGTAACCGCACGGCAAATGGGGAAGTCTACGACATGCACAAGTTGACCGCCGCGCACCGGACCTTGCCGCTGGGATCGGTGGCGGTTGTGCGATCACTGAGCACCGGCCGCCAGGTGACGGTGCGGATCAATGATCGGGGGCCGTTTGCGCGCGGGAGAATTTTGGACCTGTCCCTGGCTGGAGCCCAGGCCGTCGGGATGGTCGGGCGCGGCACCGATGAGATCGAACTCCGGGTGATTAGTTACGAGGGACGAGCCGGGGGGATGGGGGTGTTGCGCGTGCAGGTCGGTTCCTTTGCCGATCCGGCCAACGCGCAAGTGCTGGTCGAGCGGCTGAAGGACGCCTATCCTGGTTCCAAGATCGTCGGGATTGATTTGCCGGACGGACGCCGGTATCGAGTCTACGCGGGACAATTTCGAACAGAGGCCGCCGCCGAGCAAGCCGCCGCGCATCTGAGACGGGCCCTGGAGACCGACCCATTTATCGTGCGCGACGATGCGGTAGGGGGGACTACGGGGAATCCTTGA
- a CDS encoding cupin domain-containing protein: MSATVETVCCQQDEANDGAPVGILAGGRLAAPQDLLYHPSHSEEAGKLLCNSFDSLPKERNRATVDQQAVAKQWQARGFSCDLWVDPPGQVWEDYRHTTDELVMPVEGRLELEFGGRCFRPEPGEEILIPAGMSHTVRNIGGTSAKWLYGYSR; the protein is encoded by the coding sequence GTGAGTGCTACGGTGGAAACGGTCTGCTGTCAGCAAGACGAAGCGAACGATGGCGCTCCTGTTGGGATCTTGGCGGGCGGCAGACTCGCCGCGCCACAGGATTTGCTTTATCATCCGTCGCACAGCGAAGAGGCTGGAAAGCTCTTGTGTAACAGCTTCGACTCGCTGCCGAAGGAAAGGAATCGGGCCACGGTCGATCAGCAGGCAGTCGCCAAGCAATGGCAGGCGAGGGGCTTCAGTTGTGATCTTTGGGTTGATCCGCCCGGTCAAGTGTGGGAGGATTACCGCCACACGACCGACGAACTGGTGATGCCGGTCGAGGGCCGGTTGGAACTGGAGTTCGGGGGCCGGTGTTTCAGACCCGAACCGGGCGAGGAAATCCTCATTCCGGCCGGAATGTCCCATACCGTCAGAAACATCGGCGGCACCAGCGCGAAGTGGCTGTATGGATACAGTCGCTAA